From a single Xiphophorus maculatus strain JP 163 A chromosome 5, X_maculatus-5.0-male, whole genome shotgun sequence genomic region:
- the cbx4 gene encoding E3 SUMO-protein ligase CBX4, whose amino-acid sequence MKCFRAAAPTRLQSESLRGLKAREESQRKQEEAEEEGDPSHHRRSRREKKGNNKASPDRIDQVSAVRETGESPLFRWKMELPAAGEHVFAVESIEKKRSRKGRVEYLVKWRGWSPRYNTWEPEENILDPRLLDAFQDRERQEQLMGYRKRGPKPKHLLVQMPSFARRSNILANLQEASLEGNSCQKSSSIQMICPQAPQFQLNSKKLHHYQPLIRECDPEQQSNGKKFFYELNSKKHHHYQPDLKQHEPVFAKPRDVKAPELSNKGYNLPAVLQQKWVRDKDSGCLTKVKDITMELKKIPADLKGQKEPERVKPKEDASTHSNGVSSSKLKIVKNKNKNGRIVIVMSKYMENSMQTAKIKSSDSEGAERPLQGAESSMEGRLAEVKLVKKLSLINGFSKQPKDNPTVPTSGIKADCCKEKELSPQTERTVMEQDKGAEGQLPQDKPLQLTNKPDELPLPSEREVPDKRGIQNGHHGLKRHLSDTDAEEQGLGKRFLSYRSISAPNTDSSPSQSFIVDRNEQQSPALLHNYGYADQEEPMDLSIVKSRPTSLVCVGTEPETRAEEPAHPPDDSRTQADTQTESQTETHNLSEEESADIVSDSNHQARKDEAFPSFQPCLGNIVITDITANCLTVTFKEYVTA is encoded by the exons ATGAAGTGTTTTCGTGCTGCAGCTCCAACTCGCCTGCAGAGCGAGAGTCTCCGAGGGCTGAAAGCGAGGGAAGAGTCACAGCGAAAgcaggaggaggcggaggaggagggggaTCCTTCACATCATAGAAGAagcaggagggaaaaaaaaggaaataataaagcGAGCCCTGACAGAATAGATCAGGTGTCCGCGGTAAGAGAAACCGGAGAGTCGCCTCTCTTTCGCTGGAAAATGGAGCTACCCGCCGCTGGAGAGCACGTATTTGCGGTGGAGAGCATCGAGAAGAAGCGCAGCAGAAAG GGGAGGGTCGAGTATCTGGTCAAGTGGAGAGGATGGTCTCCAAG ATACAACACATGGGAACCAGAGGAAAACATCCTGGATCCAAGGCTGCTTGATGCTTTCCAAGACAG GGAACGTCAGGAGCAGCTGATGGGATACCGCAAGAGAGGACCCAAGCCGAAGCACCTTCTGGTTCAG ATGCCATCGTTTGCCAGGAGGTCCAACATCCTAGCGAACCTTCAGGAGGCTTCCTTGGAAGGCAACAGCTGTCAGAAGTCCAGCTCTATTCAGATGATATGCCCCCAGGCCCCACAGTTCCAGCTGAACAGCAAGAAACTTCACCACTACCAGCCCCTGATCAGGGAGTGTGATCCCGAGCAGCAATCCAACGGCAAGAAATTCTTCTATGAGCTCAACAGCAAGAAGCATCACCACTATCAACCGGACTTGAAGCAACATGAGCCTGTTTTTGCTAAGCCAAGGGACGTCAAGGCTCCCGAACTGTCGAACAAAGGATACAACCTCCCAGCGGTGCTGCAGCAAAAGTGGGTCCGGGACAAAGACTCAGGCTGCCTGACTAAAGTAAAAGACATCACTATGGAGCTAAAGAAAATTCCAGCCGACCTTAAAGGACAGAAAGAGCCAGAGAGAGTGAAACCGAAAGAGGATGCCTCAACACACTCCAACGGTGTCAGCAGCAGTAAGCTAAAGATTGTtaagaacaagaacaaaaatgGGCGGATTGTCATTGTCATGAGCAAGTACATGGAAAACAGCATGCAGACtgctaaaatcaaaagcagTGACTCTGAAGGCGCTGAAAGGCCGCTGCAAGGAGCAGAAAGCAGCATGGAGGGGCGCCTGGCAGAGGTGAAGCTTGTCAAAAAGCTCAGCCTCATAAACGGTTTCTCGAAGCAACCCAAAGACAACCCAACTGTTCCTACTTCTGGGATAAAAGCAGATTGTTGCAAAGAGAAAGAATTGTCCCCTCAAACAGAGCGGACTGTAATGGAACAGGACAAAGGTGCCGAGGGGCAGCTTCCACAGGATAAGCCATTACAGCTGACAAATAAGCCTGACGAACTGCCCCTGCCCTCAGAGAGGGAGGTTCCAGACAAAAGAGGAATCCAGAACGGCCATCACGGACTAAAGCGACACCTTTCCGACACAGACGCTGAAGAACAAGGACTGGGTAAGAGGTTTTTAAGTTACAGGAGTATCAGCGCTCCCAACACAGATTCCTCGCCCTCCCAGAGTTTCATTGTTGACAGAAACGAACAACAGAGTCCAGCTTTACTGCACAACTATGGCTATGCAGACCAAGAGGAACCCATGGACCTCAGCATAGTCAAATCGAGGCCCACGTCTTTAGTCTGTGTGGGGACTGAACCAGAGACGCGAGCTGAGGAGCCAGCCCATCCACCAGATGACAGTCGAACACAggcagacacacaaacagagagCCAGACTGAAACACACAATCTGTCAGAGGAGGAGAGCGCTGACATTGTGTCTGACTCCAACCACCAAGCAAGAAAAGACGAGGCGTTTCCTTCTTTCCAGCCATGCCTTGGGAATATAGTCATCACGGACATTACTGCCAACTGCCTCACCGTTACCTTTAAGGAATACGTAACAGCATAA